TCGATAATCAACGGTTCACGGAACGGGATATTCAAATGGACCGGTCCAAATGGTGCTGTCGTTGCAATATTTACTGCACGGACAGTATGGCGTTCGATAAACGGAAGCGTTTGCGGTGCCTCATCCGGAATCGGAAATTCTGCCGACCATTTCACATTTTCCCCATATAAACGTACTTGATTGATCGTTTGAGGTGCTCCTACTTCACGTAATTCATGCGGACGGTCTGCTGTTAAAACGATTAGCGGCACTCGGGCATATTTTGCTTCGACAATGGCCGGATAGTAATTGGCCGCTGCTGTTCCAGAAGTACATACGAGTACGACCGGTTTTGCAGTCGATTTAGCTAGGCCTAGCGCGTAAAATGCTGCTGCCCTTTCATCGACTTGGCGATGCATTTTGATTTCCTTCGTTGACGCAAATGCATAGGCAAGCGGCGTAGAACGGGAGCCGGGACTTACGACAACCTGCTCTACACCAGATGCTACTAATGCTGATACTATTGTATATACATAATTGGATAATACTTCACGATCATTCATGTAACTGGCCCCCTAAAGCTCGAAGCATTGGTCGGAATTTCACGAGAGTCTCTTCATATTCCGATTGTGCTTCCGAATCTTCGACAATGCCTCCGCCTGCATATAAATACGCTTTATCCTGCACTAATGCAGCCGAACGAATTGCTACTGCAAACTCGCCATTTCCATCGGCATCCAGCCAGCCGATTGGAGCCGCATACAGACCTCGGTTCATCGGCTCATATGTCCGGATGATTTCCATTGCCTGTTCACGCGGAACACCGCCTAAAGCTGGTGTTGGATGCAAATGTTTCACAAGCTGCAAAATCGTTGCATCATCATTTAACTGTCCTTCAACCGGTGTATATAAATGCTGAATATCACGGATTTTCAATAGCTTCGGTCCATGCGGAACTTTTACTTCCGTACAATTTTTATTAAATGTATCCGTAATCATCTCCACAACATAATGATGCTCTCCAAGATTTTTCAGATCGCTCAGCAACGTTCTCCCTAATTCCTCGTCAGCTTCAGCTGTTGTACCGCGCTTAATCGAGCCCGCTACACATGAAGAATAGGCACGACCGTTATCCACCTTCACTAAACGTTCCGGTGAAGCACCGTAAAACAGTAAATCACCATGCTCCAAGCCAAACAAATAGCTCTCCGGCTGCTCATGTACGACATGCGACAAAATTTGCGGAGATGTAATCGTTTCCTCAAATTGCAATGCTAAAGACCGGGCAATAACAACCTTTTGCGCTTCGTTTGCTTTGATGAGGCTTGTCACTTTATTGATGGAATTTAAATATTCCTGCTTATAAGGTTCCATATAGCTTGTCATCTTCGGTTTCGGATAAGTTTTTACTTCCTTCACCTGTGCTGCATGGATGAGTTTATCACGTTCCTTACGAAGTGCTTCAAATGTTTTCGCACTATTTTCCTCATCCGTAATATAGTTAATTGTTACATACGCTTTATCATTACGAATAACTAACTGATGTGTTGCGACAGTAAAATAGCTTTGCGGGAAGTTTGTCCATTCTGCCGAAACTTCATTTTGCGGATCAAAAGTAAAACCGCCGAAAAGGATTGGCTGCAGATGCTGATCTTCCTCTATGATTTGACTCGTCAGTTTTTTCCATTCACGTTCTACTAAATCGAAACGGGCATCAGATGCATTGTTTTCGATTGTATAGGCATGACCTAAACCAACCAATGTGAAGGTTTTTTCACGATTTTGCCAGTAGTTGCGTTTTCCTTTATATTTCGATTCGCCCGCAGCAAAAAATGCCAATGCGGATAATCGGCTTACTTCGATTGTTTCCATATAAAAAATTTGCTTTGAATTTGAGCCTACTTCTATTTCAGTGGCGTTGTACCACTTGTGTTGCATGAAAATTCCCTCCGTCATGTTGCAAATTCACTAAGTATGATGCAAGTATAGCGTTATTTTAATACGTGCCTGAATTTTTATATAATTTGCTTATTTTTTTGCGTTCGCGCAGTAAATAATACGTTCCTATCATAACATTTTTCGAGCAAACGTTACATGTATTGTCCCTTCACTCTGTTCAATTTGTTTTATTTGCATTACAATAGTTTAGATAATTGTATTTAGTTAGGAGCGTTTTTTTATGACAAAAGTCGTTGAAGCGGACACGGGTTTTAAAGTTTGGTGGCATTTAACACGTCCCCACACATTAACAGCTTCATTTGTACCTGTATTATTAGGTACGTCTATGGCACTTTCTATAAATCATGAAACAATTCATTTTGGACTGTTTTTTGCAATGCTTATTGCCAGTATGCTCATACAGGCAGCAACCAATATGTTCAATGAATATTATGATTATAAACTTGGCCTGGATAATGAAAATTCAGTCGGTATTGGAGGCACAATCGTCCGACATGGTGTAGCACCAAAAACTATTATGGCTATTGCGCTAAGTTTTTACGGTATCGCAATGCTATTAGGCGTTTACATATGTGCCATGACATCCTGGTGGCTTGTTGCTGTCGGTCTTGTATGTATGCTGATCGGCTATCTGTATACTGGCGGACCGTATCCGATTGCTTATTCACCGTTCGGAGAGCTAGTTTCAGGGGCAGTAATGGGTATGGGGATTGTTCTGATTGCTTTCTTTATTCAAACAGGCGATGTAACAGCTGATGCTGTAATTATCTCTGTGCCGAGTATGATTTTAGTCGGAGCGATTATGCTTTCAAATAATATCCGGGATATTGTTGGAGATACAGAAGGCGGACGTAAAACGATGGCCATTTTAGTTGGCCGACATAACGCAGTAACTGTACTGGCCGGTTTCTTTATTGTTTCGTATATTTGGATCATTGTTCTTATCGTTCTAGGTCATTTGACACCATGGGCACTGCTTGTATTATTAAGCGTGAAAAAACCGATTGAAGCGATTAAATTATTCCGAGCAAAAGAAAAACCGCTGGAAGTAATGCCGGCAATGAAATATACAGCCCAAACAAACACGATTTTTGGTTTCTTGTTGGCTGTAGGTCTATTAATTTCATATTTCATTTAAAACTAAAAGAGGTATGTTGAACAGTCAACATACCTCTTTTATTATTCTGCCACTTCTTCTACATGGTCAATACATGTTATAGCTGTCGGAACCGCTTCTAAACGCTCAAAGGGAATCTCTTTTCCACATACGATACATTCCCCGTATGTGCCCTCATCCATAGCATTTAAAGCTGTTTGAATTCTCTCGATTTCGTCTTCCTTCAGTTCACTTAATGTTTTTTCCGTAACAATTGTCGTTAAATCAGTTGCTGCATCTGCCGGATGATTATCAACTGCCGTTATTTCTGTTTCATCTAAAGATGGTTCTTCATTAACATGTTCCTGCAATGTCGCAAGTTCCTCTTCTAAAACGCTACGTAATTGTTGTAATTGATTGATATCCATATTAAATCCCCCTTTTTCCATTAATAAAATATTACCTTTATGGGGATTTCTAAAACATCTTTTCTTATTTGTTCGCTGCATAAACAGTGATTACATCATGCAAAAATTGTGTAGCTCCAGGAGCGACACGCTCATCATAGTAAGCAGTGAACCGGTCATCGCTTACATACATCTGTGCTAGGCCTATATGTGCTTCAGGAGTATATTTTGCCCAGGAGAAGCTTAACCAGCGTTTATGAAGTTCCGCTGCTTCCATTGCTATGTCTGATGTTACATCCCCGGACACAAGCGCTTCTTTTAAACGTTCAAATAGTTGTTGTTCCAGTTGCTGCATCGCATTATATTGCTCTTCTGTCATATCCCTGAATTTTTTATTGCTCGCTTCCACTTCAGCTTCACCGTATTTATTACGTACTTCCTGCCCGTAGCTCTTTTCGTTTTCTTCAATCAATTTGTTTTTAAACACGTCAAACTTTTGTTCATTTGTCATCTTAAGTTCCCCTTCCATCGTTTGGATTGTTTGTTCTATCGTTATCAGCAAGTCATCGATATATCGTCTTTTCTTTTGTAAAAGCTCGGATTGTTTTTTTAGTGCTTCTTTTACTTCATAATCAGGATGATCGAGCAATTTTCTTATTTCCTCTAATTTAAAATCAAGCTCCCGGTAAAATAATATTTGCTGTAACCGGTCAATATCGTCTTGGCTGTATTGCCGGTAGCCATTTTCCGCAACTGCAGAAGGCCTCAGCAAGCCGATTTCATCGTAATAACGAAGTGTGCGTGCACTCACACCCGAAAGCTTGACCAGTTCATTAATTAGCACATGATCACCTCCTAATTAGTACTATAAAGGTTGACGCAACGTGAAGGTCAATGGTGAATTAACTTTTTTTGATCAAAAAGAAGCTAACCTAAATTTCAGGTTGCTTCAATTAACTTTTGTTTCATTCTCGGGATAAACTCAAGCAAATAACTTTCAGGCAGTGTAGACATTTGTTCCAGTCCGATTTGCTTCGTTTCATAATGACGTTTTTCATTTACGTATTTATAACCCGATACTTCAATTTTCTTTATTTTATTGGTCGCAAGCAATATAAATTGATTTAAGTCAACAGAGTATATGCCATCCAGTTCTTCTCGTTGAAGAGTGAACTGCTCAATTCCTCCCCTTAACTCATATATAAACACATTTGCAAACTCATAATCCTTAATTTTTTCATTGTCTATACTGTACGGAATGACCCCAAGAGATATTAATTGCGAAAACCTAACGTTAATCCCTACTTCTTCCTCTAATTCGCGTACACCATCTTCAACCGTCTCCGATGCGAGTAGATGACCGGCTGCTGTAATATCAAATTGATTTGGATAATCCTTTTTATTTTTACTTCTCAGCTGTAAATAAATGCGCCATTCACAATCTGTTTTCTCAATAATCCAGCAATGAAATACTTCATGCCAATAACCGTTTGCATGAATGAAATCACGTTGTTCAATACCAGTTTGCTTATAATATTGATCAAATACTTTTAAATATTCGTTCACTGGAACCTCTCCTTTTTATACAAAAAAACGCTAAGTACATGTAACAGTACTTAGCGTTTTCCGCTTTTCTATGTATGACCCGTACGGGATTCGAACCCGTGTTACCGCCGTGAAAGGGCGGTGTCTTAACCACTTGACCAACGGGCCGATGGCGGAGACAGAGGGATTTGAACCCTCGCGCCGCTTACGCGACCTACACCCTTAGCAGGGGCGCCTCTTCAGCCTCTTGAGTATGTCCCCAAAAATAGAAAAAATGGCTCCGAAGGCAGGACTCGAACCTGCGACCTGCCGGTTAACAGCCGGATGCTCTACCAACTGAGCTACTTCGGAATAATATGGTGGGCCTAAATGGACTCGAACCATCGACCTCACGCTTATCAGGCGTGCGCTCTAACCAGCTGAGCTATAGGCCCTATTTAAAAACTGGAGCGGGTGATCGGAATCGAACCGACAACATCAGCTTGGAAGGCTGAGGTTTTACCACTAAACTACACCCGCATATGGTGGGTTTGGACGGAATCGAACCGCCGACACTTAGAGCTTCAATCTAATGCTCTACCAACTGAGCTACAAACCCACAAATGGCGGTCCCGACCGGGATCGAACCGGCGATCTCCTGCGTGACAGGCAGGCATGTTAACCGCTACACCACGGGACCATTTGGTTGCGGGGGCAGGACTTGAACCTGCGACCTTCGGGTTATGAGCCCGACGAGCTACCACTGCTCCACCCCGCGATAATATGATGTTGAACCTGTTTTCAGTACCCAGTTTGTAAAAATGGAGGAGGTAGAGGGATTCGAACCCCCGCGCGGTGTTACCCGCCTGTCGGTTTTCAAGACCGATCCCTTCAGCCAGACTTGGGTATACCTCCATTATTATTAGTACGTTAACTGGTGGACCTTACAGGACTCGAACCTGTGACCGGACGGTTATGAGCCGTCTGCTCTAACCAACTGAGCTAAAGGTCCTTTAAGATGGCGGCAGAGGGAGTCGAACCCACGACCTTTCGGGTATGAACCGAGTGCTCTAGCCAACTGAGCTACACCGCCAGGATCTTTATTTTGGTTACAAAATTATGGTGGAGCCTAGCGGGATCGAACCGCTGACCTCCTGCGTGCAAGGCAGGCGCTCTCCCAGCTGAGCTAAGGCCCCATAAATGATGGTCGGAATGACAGGATTCGAACCTACGACCCCTTGGTCCCAAACCAAGTGCTCTACCAAGCTGAGCTACATTCCGAAATAATATGGCGCGCC
This genomic window from Solibacillus sp. FSL R5-0449 contains:
- a CDS encoding 1,4-dihydroxy-2-naphthoate polyprenyltransferase; protein product: MTKVVEADTGFKVWWHLTRPHTLTASFVPVLLGTSMALSINHETIHFGLFFAMLIASMLIQAATNMFNEYYDYKLGLDNENSVGIGGTIVRHGVAPKTIMAIALSFYGIAMLLGVYICAMTSWWLVAVGLVCMLIGYLYTGGPYPIAYSPFGELVSGAVMGMGIVLIAFFIQTGDVTADAVIISVPSMILVGAIMLSNNIRDIVGDTEGGRKTMAILVGRHNAVTVLAGFFIVSYIWIIVLIVLGHLTPWALLVLLSVKKPIEAIKLFRAKEKPLEVMPAMKYTAQTNTIFGFLLAVGLLISYFI
- a CDS encoding TraR/DksA C4-type zinc finger protein, producing MDINQLQQLRSVLEEELATLQEHVNEEPSLDETEITAVDNHPADAATDLTTIVTEKTLSELKEDEIERIQTALNAMDEGTYGECIVCGKEIPFERLEAVPTAITCIDHVEEVAE
- a CDS encoding isochorismate synthase, producing MQHKWYNATEIEVGSNSKQIFYMETIEVSRLSALAFFAAGESKYKGKRNYWQNREKTFTLVGLGHAYTIENNASDARFDLVEREWKKLTSQIIEEDQHLQPILFGGFTFDPQNEVSAEWTNFPQSYFTVATHQLVIRNDKAYVTINYITDEENSAKTFEALRKERDKLIHAAQVKEVKTYPKPKMTSYMEPYKQEYLNSINKVTSLIKANEAQKVVIARSLALQFEETITSPQILSHVVHEQPESYLFGLEHGDLLFYGASPERLVKVDNGRAYSSCVAGSIKRGTTAEADEELGRTLLSDLKNLGEHHYVVEMITDTFNKNCTEVKVPHGPKLLKIRDIQHLYTPVEGQLNDDATILQLVKHLHPTPALGGVPREQAMEIIRTYEPMNRGLYAAPIGWLDADGNGEFAVAIRSAALVQDKAYLYAGGGIVEDSEAQSEYEETLVKFRPMLRALGGQLHE
- a CDS encoding MerR family transcriptional regulator, encoding MLINELVKLSGVSARTLRYYDEIGLLRPSAVAENGYRQYSQDDIDRLQQILFYRELDFKLEEIRKLLDHPDYEVKEALKKQSELLQKKRRYIDDLLITIEQTIQTMEGELKMTNEQKFDVFKNKLIEENEKSYGQEVRNKYGEAEVEASNKKFRDMTEEQYNAMQQLEQQLFERLKEALVSGDVTSDIAMEAAELHKRWLSFSWAKYTPEAHIGLAQMYVSDDRFTAYYDERVAPGATQFLHDVITVYAANK
- a CDS encoding NUDIX domain-containing protein, encoding MNEYLKVFDQYYKQTGIEQRDFIHANGYWHEVFHCWIIEKTDCEWRIYLQLRSKNKKDYPNQFDITAAGHLLASETVEDGVRELEEEVGINVRFSQLISLGVIPYSIDNEKIKDYEFANVFIYELRGGIEQFTLQREELDGIYSVDLNQFILLATNKIKKIEVSGYKYVNEKRHYETKQIGLEQMSTLPESYLLEFIPRMKQKLIEAT